A genome region from Tolypothrix sp. PCC 7712 includes the following:
- a CDS encoding RAMP superfamily CRISPR-associated protein yields the protein MIELQKLSNSLQTYPITAVIDTALCIGAGGASGSLADKPIVRNAEDNLLIPGSQLKGRLRHECEKIARGLKWTICYSPNPQTMCPQRAGLTENFSRIEYKISTSAAEKHHHCLICQIFGNPVLPSRIIVDDLICEEEPDNLPEVIRPGVTINRRRRTAEEDKLFFLETSPANVQLRFTGNIYLSNAPIYAAPLILVGLRHINALGGSKSAGLGWLSWELPNLSIEETTWEFLAKGFKNDEKD from the coding sequence ATGATTGAACTCCAAAAATTATCTAATTCACTGCAAACTTACCCGATTACAGCAGTCATTGATACAGCGTTATGTATTGGTGCTGGAGGTGCTTCTGGTTCGCTTGCAGATAAACCAATAGTCCGTAACGCTGAAGATAACTTACTAATTCCTGGTTCCCAACTGAAAGGACGTTTACGTCATGAATGCGAGAAAATTGCTAGAGGTTTAAAGTGGACTATTTGCTATTCTCCTAACCCACAAACTATGTGTCCACAAAGAGCAGGTTTAACAGAAAATTTTTCCAGAATAGAATATAAAATATCAACATCAGCAGCAGAGAAACATCATCATTGTTTAATTTGTCAAATCTTCGGTAATCCTGTTTTACCTTCTCGGATAATTGTAGATGACTTAATTTGTGAAGAAGAACCAGATAACTTACCAGAAGTCATACGTCCTGGAGTTACAATTAACCGTCGGCGGCGGACTGCTGAAGAAGACAAACTTTTCTTTTTAGAAACATCACCAGCGAATGTGCAATTAAGATTTACAGGGAATATTTATTTATCTAACGCACCAATTTATGCAGCACCATTAATTTTAGTGGGATTGCGTCATATTAATGCTTTAGGAGGTAGTAAATCAGCCGGGTTAGGTTGGCTATCTTGGGAATTACCTAATTTATCTATAGAAGAAACAACATGGGAGTTTCTAGCTAAAGGATTTAAAAACGATGAAAAAGATTAA
- the psbA gene encoding photosystem II q(b) protein, translating into MTISLQQRQSSNNLWEKFCNWVTSTDNRMYIGWFGVLMIPTLLTATICFIIAFIAAPPVDIDGIREPVAGALLYGNNIITAAVVPSSNAIGLHFYPIWGAASLDEWLYNGGPYQLIIFHFLIGIFCYMGRQWELSYRLGMRPWISIAYSAPVAAATAVLLVYSLGQGSFSDGLPLGISGTFNFMFVLQAEHNVLMHPLHMLGVAGVFGGALFAAMHGSLVTSSLVRETSEIESQNYGYKFGQEEETYNIVAAHGYFGRLIFQYASFNNSRALHFFLGAWPVIGIWCAALGVSSFAFNLNGLNFNNSVLDAQGRVINTWADVLNRANLGMETMHERNVHNFPLDLAAGDIQPVALVAPAIHG; encoded by the coding sequence ATGACTATTTCTCTGCAACAACGCCAAAGTAGTAACAATCTTTGGGAGAAATTCTGCAATTGGGTTACCAGTACTGACAACCGTATGTACATTGGTTGGTTTGGTGTACTGATGATTCCCACACTTTTAACAGCAACCATTTGTTTCATCATCGCTTTCATTGCTGCACCACCTGTAGACATAGATGGTATTCGCGAACCTGTCGCTGGTGCTTTACTTTATGGCAATAACATCATTACTGCTGCGGTTGTACCTAGTTCCAATGCTATTGGTCTGCACTTTTACCCCATTTGGGGAGCAGCTAGCTTAGATGAGTGGTTATATAATGGCGGCCCTTACCAGTTAATTATTTTCCACTTCCTGATTGGTATTTTCTGCTACATGGGTCGGCAGTGGGAATTATCTTACCGCTTAGGGATGCGTCCTTGGATTTCTATCGCTTACAGCGCGCCTGTTGCTGCTGCTACTGCGGTACTATTAGTCTACTCTTTGGGTCAAGGTTCCTTCTCTGATGGTTTGCCTTTAGGGATTAGTGGTACTTTCAACTTCATGTTTGTGCTACAAGCAGAACATAACGTTCTCATGCACCCATTACATATGTTGGGAGTAGCTGGTGTTTTCGGTGGTGCTTTATTTGCTGCCATGCACGGTTCTTTAGTCACTTCGTCTTTAGTTAGGGAAACTTCTGAAATTGAATCCCAAAACTACGGTTACAAATTCGGTCAAGAAGAAGAAACTTACAATATTGTTGCGGCTCACGGTTATTTCGGCAGGTTAATCTTCCAGTACGCATCTTTTAATAATAGTCGTGCTTTACACTTCTTCTTAGGTGCTTGGCCAGTAATTGGTATCTGGTGTGCTGCCTTAGGCGTATCTTCTTTCGCTTTTAACCTCAATGGTTTAAACTTTAATAACTCTGTTCTTGATGCTCAAGGTCGTGTAATTAATACTTGGGCTGATGTTTTAAACCGCGCTAACTTGGGAATGGAAACCATGCACGAACGCAATGTTCACAACTTCCCCTTAGATTTAGCGGCTGGAGATATTCAACCTGTAGCTTTAGTTGCTCCTGCCATTCACGGTTAA
- a CDS encoding cytochrome c oxidase subunit II, producing the protein MTIQKIFNIVALIISAIAVTVMSLWIGKQSYSWLPPQAAAESLLIDDLISFLVTLGAFIFLGVTGVLLYSVLFHRAGKNDYSDGPAIEGNITLEVVWTAIPILLVFWIASYSYQIYEQMGIQGPMALVHLHNPMGMESAYAAPKDESVEALAEPVENIDVIAKQWAWVFHYPERDVTSTELHLPSDRRIRLALKSEDVLHGFYIPAFRLKQDIIPNHNIDFEFTPIRPGKYQLTDSQYSGTYFATMHANVVVESPEAYHQWLAQAATQTPTPAYNQAADEYAQASSQSGKTGWATVAPESAPLVNYPG; encoded by the coding sequence ATGACAATCCAGAAGATTTTTAATATTGTGGCACTGATTATCAGTGCGATCGCCGTGACTGTTATGAGTCTCTGGATAGGTAAACAGTCCTATTCTTGGCTTCCTCCACAGGCGGCGGCTGAATCCTTACTCATTGATGATCTGATTAGTTTCTTAGTAACCCTGGGTGCGTTTATTTTTCTAGGTGTTACTGGCGTTTTGTTGTATTCTGTCCTCTTCCATCGTGCTGGCAAGAATGATTATAGTGATGGCCCTGCAATTGAGGGCAATATCACCCTAGAAGTTGTGTGGACAGCCATCCCCATTTTGCTAGTCTTTTGGATTGCATCTTACAGCTACCAAATTTACGAACAAATGGGCATTCAAGGCCCAATGGCATTAGTGCACCTGCATAATCCAATGGGAATGGAATCGGCTTATGCAGCACCCAAAGATGAATCAGTTGAGGCTTTAGCTGAACCAGTAGAAAACATCGATGTCATTGCCAAGCAATGGGCTTGGGTATTTCATTACCCCGAACGAGATGTTACTAGTACCGAACTACATCTACCAAGCGATCGCCGCATCCGGTTGGCACTAAAATCAGAAGATGTACTACATGGCTTCTATATCCCTGCATTCCGACTGAAGCAAGATATCATTCCCAACCACAATATTGACTTTGAGTTCACTCCCATTCGTCCCGGCAAATACCAACTGACCGACTCTCAATATAGCGGTACATACTTTGCTACTATGCACGCCAATGTAGTGGTTGAATCTCCCGAAGCATACCACCAATGGCTAGCCCAAGCTGCAACCCAAACACCCACTCCCGCATACAATCAAGCAGCTGATGAGTATGCCCAAGCAAGCAGTCAGTCAGGCAAAACCGGATGGGCTACAGTCGCACCTGAATCAGCACCTCTAGTCAATTATCCTGGTTGA
- a CDS encoding DUF2231 domain-containing protein: MFNYLTNLNDHNLPYPDTIHPIVVHFVIAMVLFAFCCDVIGYFTRNSRLFEVSWWNMLIATISIFVAIIFGQFEAGLAKPYEVAKSVLNVHTLIGWSLSGIIAAITAWRYVIRARDPKRITFYYLGAGLILVAIVGLQVYLGDELVWVYGLHTVPVVEALKDNILP, translated from the coding sequence GTGTTTAATTATCTCACAAATTTGAACGACCACAATCTACCCTATCCAGATACGATTCATCCCATTGTGGTTCACTTCGTAATTGCAATGGTGTTGTTTGCCTTTTGCTGTGATGTAATTGGCTATTTTACCCGCAATTCTCGCTTGTTTGAGGTAAGTTGGTGGAATATGTTAATTGCGACAATTTCTATCTTTGTCGCCATCATTTTTGGTCAATTTGAAGCAGGTTTAGCCAAACCATACGAAGTTGCTAAATCTGTGTTGAACGTACATACACTCATTGGCTGGTCGCTATCAGGAATTATTGCCGCGATTACAGCTTGGCGTTATGTAATTCGCGCCCGCGATCCCAAGCGCATCACATTTTATTATCTGGGAGCCGGGCTAATTTTGGTAGCAATAGTTGGCTTGCAAGTATACCTAGGTGATGAACTGGTTTGGGTATATGGATTGCACACAGTACCAGTTGTAGAAGCACTCAAGGATAATATCTTGCCATGA
- the xisF gene encoding fdxN element excision recombinase XisF → MLNCSDIEFQSFMRVGYVRVSKFEQSDALTQQTARIEKAGCSLIFSDIESGRSDSRKNFNKMLAMCREGQITEIVITRIDRLGRSVMTIAKTIALLEKLNIKLVILDAPVEDASSPFGWFSLNQMAGLAEFESRLLQSRVNHGLEHFREQNKAYQPPFGFARVDGKYVADLTIHQPSGKTNWAIAQEIIQYFLSEKTSLRNTIQHFIKEFNIQFSPPGLRSWLLNPVLRGHTRYNVKFNRVNPEKWDIRENTHQPLISKEVYQQIETRLRDNQRLWGRNFEGATQTDIGGRLLSGQIICGSCGGKCYVHDAKRSMGLRCKRRRVYGETACSNRTAVSLRKVVDAVDAALTTRAIKLRDYVVSNQPSNEDTPEIIELKSRLEVLRKLPRDSIIEEAIDRTVVKIQQLQQQNIQFAFVGASLQKELIDTFGDVEFLEVMPDETKKDLYKKFVKEVKVLNGNVIAVLLVEILR, encoded by the coding sequence GTGCTAAACTGCTCTGACATTGAGTTTCAGAGCTTTATGCGGGTCGGTTACGTTAGAGTATCGAAATTTGAACAGAGCGACGCGCTGACTCAGCAGACCGCCAGAATTGAAAAAGCTGGCTGTAGCTTGATTTTTTCTGACATCGAATCTGGGCGAAGCGACAGCCGGAAAAACTTCAACAAAATGCTCGCGATGTGCCGCGAAGGACAAATAACAGAAATCGTTATCACTCGAATCGATAGACTCGGTAGGTCTGTGATGACCATCGCTAAAACAATAGCACTACTCGAAAAGTTGAATATCAAACTTGTTATCTTAGATGCCCCCGTAGAAGATGCGTCAAGCCCATTTGGGTGGTTTTCCCTCAATCAAATGGCAGGACTAGCCGAGTTTGAATCTCGGTTGTTACAGAGCAGAGTAAACCACGGATTAGAGCATTTTCGCGAACAAAACAAAGCTTATCAGCCACCGTTCGGGTTCGCTAGAGTTGACGGGAAATATGTTGCTGATCTGACTATACATCAGCCCAGTGGAAAAACTAATTGGGCAATAGCCCAGGAAATTATTCAATATTTTTTATCTGAAAAAACTTCGCTGCGAAATACTATTCAACACTTTATAAAAGAATTCAATATTCAGTTTTCCCCTCCAGGGCTACGCTCTTGGTTGTTGAACCCAGTGCTGCGAGGTCACACTAGGTATAACGTAAAATTCAATCGCGTTAACCCCGAAAAATGGGATATTCGAGAAAATACCCATCAGCCTTTGATCTCAAAAGAAGTTTACCAACAGATTGAAACTCGGCTTAGAGACAATCAACGCCTGTGGGGTAGGAACTTTGAGGGTGCCACACAAACAGATATTGGCGGGCGTTTATTGTCTGGGCAAATTATCTGCGGTTCCTGCGGAGGGAAGTGTTATGTCCATGATGCTAAGAGATCGATGGGATTGCGATGCAAACGTCGCAGGGTTTACGGCGAAACTGCTTGTAGCAATAGAACCGCAGTTTCACTCAGAAAGGTTGTCGATGCTGTTGACGCTGCCCTAACAACAAGAGCGATCAAACTCAGGGACTATGTTGTCAGCAACCAGCCATCGAACGAAGATACTCCGGAAATTATCGAGCTTAAATCTCGTCTTGAGGTACTGCGAAAACTTCCCAGAGATTCGATCATTGAAGAAGCAATTGACCGAACAGTAGTCAAGATTCAGCAACTTCAGCAACAAAACATTCAATTCGCTTTTGTTGGGGCAAGTTTGCAAAAAGAATTGATAGACACTTTCGGTGATGTTGAATTCCTTGAGGTTATGCCAGATGAAACTAAAAAGGATTTGTACAAAAAATTTGTAAAGGAAGTAAAAGTTTTAAACGGCAATGTCATCGCCGTGTTGTTGGTTGAGATACTGCGGTAG
- the cas10 gene encoding type III-B CRISPR-associated protein Cas10/Cmr2: MTTQMHKTNSITTAIAWCLAWGDQREPKFDLTPQQMREALIIGKELPNDVQDLLRQVEQLQGIDEKYFPPNLDTLKNDYPELWNQNTRIGLVYGGATKIKQYVFESAKIQEIRGASGLLDRINIIDLPAFFNQKNPQEIVEEDKNRYNIQFNQIRTWLNDNFLGDSQSDNLKLSEALIPELIIYSTGGNILAFCPAAYVDDLANAIEKRYTEETLTANSCAVSETFRLLELRFGLLRESIKDTLWLDWYHQQFNQKLVQAYFGYPSNESERIEAFKRRKSFNELTTKLNILFNQRRSGNDTANRPSRRYPPMFETHPYLMRDGSDRRSAMMRVDKLPRETYFSEASVRKYLVGDRAKDSVSHNPSWYVESGLTWQRGVIESWVNRFKLFLEENPSLKMRYYGSVSEYSVETAETLTEVSNASNGYVAYIYADGNNMGGYIQKILTPEKYQQFSRDVDLATISAVYQAIAENLHPHQLRRFNDEESHLANGQFIHPFEIITIGGDDILLIVPANKALQISQMIGEKFEKILLKEIPAIENESKNGELKKIIGDYRLNHTKPFEPHKYQRYKPSTANRSDCELSTSIGVLITAVNTPIYYARDLVEQLLKSAKERAKKLKKAGYHGGTVDFLSLKSVTMISSNVKEFRKEALTQKSLQNLKLYATPYTLHELGGLITSISALKKAKFPKSQIYQIRSLLERGKHTAILNYRYFRVRLKQGKEALLRDFEEAWCLPKDKVNKGNLAPWMYDNGKLDPKHPEDPFYETIWRDMVDVYDFVEVPDNETSEIVSTGIES, encoded by the coding sequence ATGACAACACAGATGCACAAGACTAATTCGATAACAACTGCTATTGCTTGGTGTTTGGCTTGGGGCGATCAGCGCGAACCAAAATTCGATTTAACACCGCAACAAATGCGCGAGGCTTTGATTATAGGGAAAGAGCTACCAAATGATGTGCAAGATTTGCTAAGACAGGTAGAACAATTACAAGGTATAGATGAAAAATATTTTCCCCCAAATCTTGATACCTTAAAGAATGATTATCCTGAGTTGTGGAATCAGAATACTCGCATTGGTTTGGTTTATGGTGGTGCAACTAAAATTAAGCAATATGTATTTGAATCAGCAAAAATTCAAGAAATCCGTGGTGCATCTGGCTTACTAGATAGAATAAATATCATTGATTTACCTGCTTTTTTTAATCAAAAAAATCCCCAAGAAATTGTTGAAGAAGATAAAAATCGTTACAACATACAATTTAATCAAATTAGAACATGGTTAAATGATAATTTTCTGGGAGATTCCCAATCAGATAATTTGAAATTATCTGAAGCGCTGATTCCAGAGTTAATTATCTATTCTACAGGTGGTAATATCTTAGCTTTCTGTCCTGCTGCTTATGTCGATGACTTAGCCAATGCGATTGAAAAGCGCTACACAGAAGAGACTTTAACAGCTAATTCCTGTGCAGTAAGTGAGACATTTAGATTGTTAGAATTGCGCTTTGGTTTATTACGAGAGTCAATAAAAGATACATTATGGTTAGATTGGTATCATCAGCAATTTAATCAGAAATTAGTTCAAGCTTATTTTGGATATCCCAGTAATGAATCCGAGAGAATTGAAGCATTCAAAAGACGTAAGAGTTTTAATGAATTAACAACTAAATTAAACATTTTGTTTAATCAGCGTCGTAGTGGTAATGATACTGCTAATCGTCCTAGTCGTCGCTATCCACCAATGTTTGAAACTCATCCTTATTTGATGCGTGATGGTAGCGATCGCCGTTCTGCTATGATGCGAGTAGACAAACTCCCCAGAGAAACCTATTTTTCAGAGGCATCTGTACGCAAATATTTAGTAGGTGATAGAGCCAAAGATAGTGTCAGTCATAATCCCTCTTGGTATGTAGAATCTGGGTTAACCTGGCAAAGAGGCGTAATTGAAAGTTGGGTAAATAGATTTAAACTCTTTCTAGAAGAGAATCCAAGTTTAAAAATGAGATATTACGGTAGTGTTTCTGAATATTCAGTAGAAACTGCTGAAACTCTCACCGAAGTTTCTAATGCTAGTAATGGTTATGTTGCCTATATTTATGCTGATGGTAATAATATGGGTGGTTATATTCAAAAAATCCTCACACCAGAAAAATACCAACAATTTAGTAGAGATGTAGATTTAGCAACAATATCCGCAGTTTACCAAGCAATAGCTGAAAACTTACATCCTCATCAACTACGTAGATTTAATGATGAAGAATCACATTTAGCAAATGGTCAATTTATCCATCCTTTTGAAATTATTACGATTGGTGGCGATGATATTTTATTGATTGTTCCTGCTAATAAAGCATTACAAATATCCCAAATGATAGGCGAAAAATTTGAAAAAATTCTGCTTAAGGAAATTCCAGCTATTGAGAATGAATCAAAAAATGGAGAACTTAAAAAAATTATTGGGGATTATCGCCTAAATCACACCAAACCATTTGAACCGCATAAATATCAACGTTATAAACCCTCAACCGCAAACCGTTCTGATTGTGAACTGAGTACATCAATCGGCGTATTAATTACGGCTGTCAACACACCCATATACTACGCCAGAGATTTAGTAGAGCAATTACTTAAATCAGCTAAAGAACGCGCAAAAAAACTTAAAAAAGCCGGATATCATGGCGGAACAGTCGATTTTTTAAGTCTCAAATCAGTGACAATGATTTCATCCAATGTGAAAGAATTTCGTAAAGAAGCATTAACTCAAAAGAGCCTACAAAATCTCAAATTATACGCCACACCATACACTCTGCATGAATTAGGAGGATTAATTACCTCTATTTCAGCTTTGAAAAAAGCTAAATTTCCTAAATCTCAAATTTATCAAATTCGTAGTTTACTAGAACGAGGTAAACATACAGCCATCCTGAACTATCGCTACTTTCGAGTCAGATTGAAACAAGGTAAAGAAGCATTGCTGAGAGACTTTGAAGAAGCTTGGTGTCTACCCAAAGATAAAGTAAATAAAGGTAATTTAGCACCTTGGATGTATGATAACGGTAAACTTGACCCTAAACATCCTGAAGATCCATTTTATGAAACTATTTGGCGAGATATGGTAGATGTCTACGATTTTGTAGAAGTACCAGATAACGAGACATCAGAAATTGTATCTACGGGGATTGAGTCATGA
- a CDS encoding DUF2231 domain-containing protein, which translates to MNAELINQLSDQLGPNGLPYSIPLHPNLVHLTLGLFIIGITFDIVGALFPFQKWVFKFFAISVERDNLFDVGWYNMVGSSVITCFTVAAGFYEMLLAQPPADVKSAWGLPAMDTMIWHGVGGVLLLTIIIGMTVWRGYQRFVTRRDEEKQVQWRYLIAGVTVMFIMYLHGTLGAQLAAEFGVHNTADSLLRLGKDLNTLFN; encoded by the coding sequence ATGAACGCAGAATTAATTAACCAATTAAGCGACCAACTAGGCCCAAACGGCTTACCTTACAGTATTCCGCTTCATCCCAACTTAGTTCATCTCACCCTAGGCTTATTCATCATTGGGATTACCTTTGATATTGTTGGGGCATTGTTCCCCTTCCAAAAATGGGTGTTCAAATTTTTCGCAATTTCTGTGGAACGTGACAACCTATTTGATGTTGGCTGGTACAACATGGTAGGGTCATCAGTAATTACCTGTTTTACAGTTGCCGCTGGCTTTTATGAAATGCTGCTAGCGCAACCACCAGCCGATGTCAAAAGTGCTTGGGGACTCCCAGCAATGGATACGATGATTTGGCATGGTGTTGGTGGGGTGCTGCTATTAACCATCATCATCGGTATGACTGTCTGGAGAGGATATCAGCGCTTTGTTACTCGCCGCGATGAAGAAAAACAAGTGCAATGGCGCTACCTCATCGCAGGTGTGACAGTCATGTTCATTATGTATCTCCACGGCACCTTAGGCGCACAATTAGCTGCTGAATTTGGTGTCCACAACACCGCAGATAGTTTGCTGCGATTGGGCAAAGACCTCAATACTCTGTTCAATTAA
- a CDS encoding CRISPR-associated protein: MTTYKIEFKNGILRVNFGEPAQNDQIVKDAAARLEEMAESGELAGGPLLKINGPISIPVAFVLAHKLAHIYGAVGFFDPKIGKYVISITHNPAYKLGDLVD; the protein is encoded by the coding sequence ATGACTACTTACAAAATCGAGTTCAAAAATGGGATTTTGCGAGTTAACTTTGGTGAACCTGCCCAAAATGACCAGATTGTCAAAGATGCAGCCGCCCGATTGGAAGAAATGGCTGAGTCAGGAGAACTTGCAGGAGGCCCACTGTTGAAGATTAACGGGCCTATTTCTATACCTGTGGCGTTTGTTTTAGCACATAAACTAGCTCATATTTACGGTGCAGTTGGTTTTTTCGATCCCAAAATAGGTAAATATGTGATTTCTATCACACATAATCCTGCGTATAAATTAGGCGACTTGGTTGATTGA